From the Trifolium pratense cultivar HEN17-A07 linkage group LG4, ARS_RC_1.1, whole genome shotgun sequence genome, the window AGCTTGTAGGGCCTTATCATGTCCTTTTTTCCTAATAGGGGGACTCATGACATACCTGAAACATGAGAATGAAATATGGCTTATATATTCCTCAAACTGAAGATAACAAGAGAATAAAAACTATCAAAAACAATCAACAAGTGAAGGAACTTGCTTTGCTGCAGTGTCAAAGTCAGGATGCCAAAGCCAAGATTCATCGAGGGCTAACCCAGATACAACAGGCTCTCCAATTACTCTTTGTCCTGAAGTAAGAAAACAAACAAGTCACCAACTAAAACTCAGTCATTTGGGAACAAAAGCACTTCTACAAATGGAATCTAATTGTATGCTTTCTctacataatttaaaataacactaAAATGGTTCAAGTTAAGAACCTGCTTTCCTGGCCTTCGCAACTTCTTCCATTGCATCAATGCTCATGACATGAACCACATACAAAGGAGTATTTACAAAATCTGCTAAGCGAATAGCACGAGCAGTTGCCTCGCCTTCAACCTACACATGCAAGTACCAAAGTCAAATAAAGTTCTATAAATCATACTAACAGATATTTACATTTTAGACAGTAATCACAGAatacaacaaaagaaaaacaagaaatcaATCTACTCACATACCAACTAAATGTGGTTcatcaaaaagatttgaaaaaatTGATCGGAACAAATGTAAAACTAGGGTGATTACAGCTTACCAGTATACAAATTTTGACACTAGTAACTAAAAACAGTTAATTTGTCTCAAGTTTGTGCACCTAAATCCAATGCACTTTGAAAGAAAGCAACTACGAGTGTGATTGTCAGAGATGTAAAGGGGATGTTGAAAAATGAGTAACGAATATCATGTATTCTATGGCGTAGTAAAACAGTGgagaagatgaaatgaaacaagACATGGTCAGTATTTGCATTCCATTATTCTCTTGAATTCTATTTGCCCGTAAATTCTTTATACAAAGAACAAAAATTGAGACTAACCACTGCAGGCCTAGAAAGAGCGTGCCCCTCGGGTCCAGTTATTCCAAGCTCTATCATCTTCCTTTGCCCTTCAATCACAGCGTCTCCATTTTCTGCATGGACCATGGCTAAGGCACCAAGAGACTTGCACTTTTTAAATCCTTCCAGAAGAAGTTCATCATTGACCATAGCAAATCCTTTGTACGCCAAGAAAAACTTGAAAGAGTTGATACCTGCAATTAGAAAGCATAGATGTAGTAACTACTTGAAATATTTCATAGGGTCATTGCCTCATAAATCATAACcaactaaattatttaaaatatgcaGAGAGGAAATATAATATAACCTTTCTCCTTGACCATGAGCTCCATTTCTCTCGAAACAGTTTCATCCCATTTGGTAACAGCCATATGGAAACCATAATCCATGCAAGACTTCTTTGCCTTCTTTTCGTAGGCTTCGAAACCGGCTGTTAAGTTCCCATTAGTTGGAAAAACAAAGTCAATGTGCATTGTCGTCCCACCAGCCAATGCTGCGGCCTGGCCACTGAAGAAGTCGTCCACTGATACAGTGTTCATAAACTCAAACTCCAGATGAGTATGAGGATCAATGCCTCCTGttagtaaacaaaaagttgcaTTCATATGCAAAAGGATATCTTAGGAACATTCATACACAAAATAGACTATTAAGAACTATTATTAAGAGTCTTGTAAGTACAGTCAGATGGTAAAACTTAAAATGCTGCAGAGACATTTTATATACTTAGAGTGCGGTTTGAAACCACAATTGCCTACTTAGTGTGAGAGTTTCGCTGTTAAATTCTTTAGTACCAAAAAAGAAGAACTACTATTAAGAAGTCTCTTATATTAAAGGTCAAAAAAGATCTAACCTGGCATAACAAACTTGCCGGTGGCATCTATGACACGAACATCATCTCCAACCTGGCAATGGAAATTACAAATCATATGGTATAAAGCAAaaagtaagataaaaaaattagattgcaacagtaaaaaaaatagaaagtatttaatttatatacactcatagttgtaaaacttttttacacatacatacatacaatCCAATCGTGCCATATAGATATTTGAGAAATATCTATGGAACTAACCTAAATAGTGGGACTatgggcccgtttggatttgacttatttttgagcttatgaaaataggttatgcaaataaataaacttttactttaattcataagttttcactaataaaaattgtatctttataaactgttttttcataaactaccttaaaaaagttataataatacataaaaccttatttatttgtataagttgttttgctTAAGCTCagaaataagtcaatccaaatgggCCCGATATAATGTAATTTGATTGTATGCATGTGTAAACAAGTTTTACACAATCAGTCCATAGCAACTGAGCATTGAAGAAAATAATAGGAAACAAAAATACCATGATAGTTGGATTGACAGCAACAATGATGCCATCTTCAATATAAACATCAGCAACTTGTTGATGGTGTGCATTGACAACAGTTCCACTTTTGATCAACAacttggatgatgatgatgatgatgcagtTCCACATGTAGACTCTCCGTATCCAATTCCAGCTTCACAAAACTAAATTCAAGAATCAAAATGATAGTAGTTGAATATGGTCAGACCATGGAATTTGTAAATGTTTGAAAAGTCAACTCGAGAGAGAGAGctcgagagagagagagagagagagagttaccTGATTAGGTTGTGATTGAGCAAGCAAAGAGGGAGTGATAGTGATgataaggaagaagatgaagtgaAGGAATTGAGCCATGATCGTTCCTTAAACAATGGTTGGATCCAATCACTGTTGGTT encodes:
- the LOC123924059 gene encoding dihydropyrimidinase yields the protein MAQFLHFIFFLIITITPSLLAQSQPNQFCEAGIGYGESTCGTASSSSSSKLLIKSGTVVNAHHQQVADVYIEDGIIVAVNPTIMVGDDVRVIDATGKFVMPGGIDPHTHLEFEFMNTVSVDDFFSGQAAALAGGTTMHIDFVFPTNGNLTAGFEAYEKKAKKSCMDYGFHMAVTKWDETVSREMELMVKEKGINSFKFFLAYKGFAMVNDELLLEGFKKCKSLGALAMVHAENGDAVIEGQRKMIELGITGPEGHALSRPAVVEGEATARAIRLADFVNTPLYVVHVMSIDAMEEVAKARKAGQRVIGEPVVSGLALDESWLWHPDFDTAAKYVMSPPIRKKGHDKALQAALSSGVLQLVGTDHCVFNSTQKASGIDDFRKIPNGVNGLEERMHVVWDIMVESGQISVTDYVRVTSTECARIFNIYPKKGAILPGSDADIIILNPNSSFEITAKSHHSRTDTNVYEGRKGKGKVEVTISGGRVVWENNELRVVPGTGKYIQMPPYSYLFDGVDKKDAIYLNSLQAPVKRAKSTA